From a region of the Molothrus ater isolate BHLD 08-10-18 breed brown headed cowbird chromosome 15, BPBGC_Mater_1.1, whole genome shotgun sequence genome:
- the GNPDA1 gene encoding glucosamine-6-phosphate isomerase 1 has protein sequence MKLIILENYSQASEWAAKYIRNRIVQFGPGPGRFFTLGLPTGSTPLGCYSKLVEYYRNGDLSFKYVKTFNMDEYVGLPRDHPESYHSFMWNNFFKHIDISPENVHILDGNAPDLQAECDAFEEKIKAAGGIELFVGGIGPDGHIAFNEPGSSLVSRTRVKTLAMDTILANARFFDGDLSKVPTMALTVGVGTVMDAREVMILITGAHKAFALYKAIEDGVNHMWTVSAFQQHPNTVFVCDEDATLELKVKTVKYFKGLMMVHNKLVEPLYSMKEMGAERSQSKKPYSD, from the exons GTGCAGTTcgggcccggccccgggcgCTTCTTCACGCTGGGGCTGCCCACAG GCAGCACCCCCCTGGGCTGCTACAGCAAGCTGGTGGAGTATTACCGCAACGGGGACCTCTCCTTCAAGTACGTGAAGACCTTCAACATGGACGAGTATGTGG GCCTCCCGAGGGATCACCCAGAAAGTTACCATTCCTTCATGTGGAATAACTTCTTCAAGCACATTGACATCTCACCAGAAAATGTCCACATCTTGGATGGAAATGCCCCTGATCTCCAGGCAGAGTGTGATGCATTTGAGGAGAAAATCAAAGCAGCTGGAGGCATCGAGCTCTTTGTTGGAG GCATTGGCCCCGATGGTCACATCGCCTTCAACGAGCCGGGATCCAGTTTGGTGTCCAGGACACGAGTGAAGACCTTGGCCATGGACACCATCCTGGCCAATGCCAGGTTCTTTGATGGTGACCTCTCCAAAGTGCCCACCATGGCTTTGACAGTTGGAGTAGGCACTGTCATGGATGCCAGAGAG GTGATGATCCTGATCACGGGAGCCCACAAAGCCTTTGCTCTGTACAAAGCCATTGAGGATGGTGTCAACCACATGTGGACGGTGTCGGccttccagcagcaccccaaCACCGTGTTCGTGTGCGACGAGGACGCCACGCTGGAGCTCAAAGTCAAAACAGTGAAGTACTTCAAAG GTTTAATGATGGTTCACAACAAGCTCGTGGAGCCCTTGTACAGCATGAAGGagatgggagcagagaggagccagTCCAAGAAGCCATACAGTGATTAA